A genome region from Gossypium hirsutum isolate 1008001.06 chromosome A04, Gossypium_hirsutum_v2.1, whole genome shotgun sequence includes the following:
- the LOC121228089 gene encoding receptor-like protein 7, with protein MSYAEEKSTTNNNIHKELSGQCQSDQQELLLGLKNSLNSSSSEKLVKWDQYTDCCSWDGITCDADGQVIGLDLSNQSTSGAIDESNSLFHLLHLQQLNLDYNSFKSTFPSGFENLANLRYLNLSNAGFTGQILVEISYMTKLVILDLSKSWLRDIGSLKLKKPNLVMLVQNLTRLQNLYLEGINIAADRNK; from the exons ATGTCTTATGCAGAAGAAAAGTCCACAACTAACAATAATATACACAAAGAAC TTTCTGGTCAATGTCAAAGCGATCAGCAAGAGTTGCTGCTCGGATTGAAAAATAGCCTCAATTCTTCATCATCTGAGAAGTTGGTGAAGTGGGATCAATACACGGATTGCTGTTCTTGGGACGGTATAACCTGCGATGCAGATGGTCAGGTTATTGGACTTGACTTGAGCAACCAATCGACTTCTGGAGCAATTGATGAGTCAAATAGTCTtttccatcttcttcatcttcagcAACTTAATTTGGATTATAACAGTTTCAAATCCACGTTTCCTTCAGGGTTTGAAAATTTAGCAAATTTGAGGTATCTTAATTTGTCAAATGCAGGCTTCACTGGGCAAATTCTGGTTGAGATTTCATACATGACAAAGTTGGTTATTCTTGATTTGTCAAAATCATGGCTTCGTGATATTGGATCACTGAAACTCAAGAAGCCAAATTTAGTGATGCTTGTCCAGAACCTCACACGGCTACAGAATCTCTATCTTGAAGGAATAAATATAGCAGCAGACAGAAATAAGTAG
- the LOC121228090 gene encoding receptor-like protein 53, with the protein MSGYHLSGPINPSLAKLKSLSIIRLDINNLFGPFPKFFAEFQNLTSLHLGGNNLSGSAPKEILQAPKLQSLDSTFNKLLQGSFLRFPLNASLQSLLVGDTNFGGQLPESIRNLGQLTRIELTNCKFNGPLPKTLEKLTQLVYLDFSSNNFSGPVPSFTTSKALTYLNLAGNQLNGSILSTNWSSLLNLVSLDLTRNSFSGTVSRSHE; encoded by the coding sequence ATGAGCGGCTATCATCTTTCAGGACCTATTAATCCTTCCCTTGCCAAGCTTAAGTCTCTCTCAATTATTCGTTTAGACATCAACAATTTGTTTGGTCCATTCCCAAAATTCTTTGCAGAATTTCAAAATTTGACTTCCTTGCATCTTGGTGGGAATAACTTGAGTGGAAGTGCACCAAAAGAAATCCTACAGGCACCGAAGTTACAGTCTCTTGATTCGACTTTCAACAAATTGCTCCAAGGTTCTTTTCTACGGTTTCCTCTAAATGCATCTCTTCAGTCACTGCTAGTTGGTGACACAAATTTTGGGGGGCAGTTACCAGAATCTATCCGCAACCTCGGGCAATTGACAAGAATAGAGTTGACGAATTGCAAGTTCAACGGGCCACTACCTAAAACACTAGAGAAACTTACACAGCTAGTCTATCTGGATTTTTCCTCCAATAATTTCTCTGGTCCAGTTCCATCATTCACAACGTCAAAAGCCCTTACATACCTAAACCTTGCTGGAAATCAGTTAAATGGCTCTATTCTTTCCACGAATTGGTCAAGCCTTTTGAATCTTGTAAGCCTTGACTTAACACGAAACTCTTTCAGTGGAACTGTGTCAAGATCACACGAGTAA
- the LOC121228169 gene encoding uncharacterized mitochondrial protein AtMg00810-like yields the protein MYVLVYFDDIIVTRNNNQAIDQFVQKLDDQFFLKDLGQLNYFLGIEVQYTTTGIFLNQRKYILDLLRGASMEGSKARPMPMITTCQLSATEGQPVENASLYRSIVRALQYVVITKPDIAFVVNKVCQFMHNPLDMHFKAVKRILRYLHGTLDHGLHFTKNSKLLLERFSDASWGSDINDRRSTSGYCVFLGGSPISWSSRKQQVVSRSTAEAEYRSLAHVIAEMIWIQSLLTELGVSLRGKALVWCDSSATVAVAGNPVLHSKFKHVELDLFFVREKVAQGLFSGGLCTKSGTGCRHTD from the coding sequence ATGTATGTTTTAGTCTATTTCGACGATATTATAGTTACTAGAAACAACAATCAAGCTATAGATCAGTTTGTACAGAAGCTTGatgatcaattttttttgaaagatctTGGCCAACTTAACTACTTTCTTGGTATCGAAGTTCAGTACACCACCACTGGTATTTTTCTTAACCAACGAAAGTATATACTGGATCTGTTGCGAGGGGCTTCTATGGAGGGGTCTAAAGCTAGACCTATGCCTATGATCACGACATGCCAATTGTCAGCCACTGAAGGCCAACCTGTTGAAAATGCTTCTTTGTACAGGAGCATTGTTAGGGCGTTGCAGTACGTGGTTATTACCAAACCTGATATTGCTTTTGTGGTTAACAAAGTGTGCCAGTTTATGCACAACCCTTTGGATATGCACTTCAAAGCAGTCAAGAGAATCTTGCGTTATTTGCATGGGACCTTGGATCATGGGTTACATTTTACAAAGAACTCGAAGCTTTTACTTGAAAGATTTTCTGATGCCAGCTGGGGGTCTGACATTAATGATCGCCGGTCCACATCCGGTTACTGCGTCTTTCTTGGAGGGAGTCCAATCTCCTGGAGCTCCAGAAAGCAACAGGTCGTCTCCCGATCGACTGCTGAGGCTGAATACAGAAGCCTTGCCCATGTTATTGCTGAGATGATATGGATCCAGTCATTGTTAACTGAACTAGGAGTTTCTCTTCGCGGCAAAGCTCTTGTGTGGTGTGATAGTTCAGCAACTGTGGCAGTAGCAGGAAATCCAGTGTTGCACTCAAAATTTAAACACGTTGAATTGGATCTCTTCTTTGTAAGGGAGAAAGTTGCTCAAGGTCTTTTTTCAGGTGGGTTGTGTACCAAGTCAGGAACAGGTTGCAGACATACTGACTAA
- the LOC121228091 gene encoding receptor like protein 27-like, which translates to MHLIEIDSQSLREIYLPQNQFIGGFSEVKEFERPSYITSPLAVIDLHGNQLQGKKPIFPPKVVYLDYSSNNFSSVLPHEIGEFLQLACFFSLSRNNFHGSIPKSICQGSSLLVLDLSNNSLSGSVPECLIQMSVSLGVLNLKRNNLSSNIPDTFPENCVLQTPDLNRNRQGEKSTSRLRVLVLRSNKFKRDVNCRENITWLMLQIIDLASNSFGGKLPHGLLMTWNAMMTEKDEPYSEILHFQFLKLSELSFLDSMTVTMKGLELELVKILTIFTSIDFSSNKFEGPIPEAIGDFRVLYLLNFSNNALTCTIPSFLGNLLKLEALDLSSNHLIGQIPLQLANLNFLSFLNLSNNELIGKIPLGTQIQSFPEASFENNARLCGLPLKALCESPAVTKVDPSNPRTGNHINWNLISVEIGFVFGLRAGIVPLMFWK; encoded by the exons ATGCATTTAATAGAGATAGAT AGTCAATCCTTGAGAGAAATCTACCTTCCACAAAATCAGTTTATTGGTGGATTCAGTGAGGTCAAAG AATTTGAAAGACCTTCGTACATAACTTCACCTCTAGCTGTAATTGACCTTCATGGCAATCAGCTTCAGGGGAAAAAACCAATTTTTCCaccaaaagttgtttatctgGATTACTCAAGCAACAATTTCAGCTCAGTTTTACCACATGAGATTGGTGAATTTCTACAGCTTGCttgtttcttctctctctcaaGAAACAACTTTCACGGGAGTATCCCTAAGTCCATATGTCAAGGTTCATCTCTTCTAGTACTTGATCTGTCTAATAATTCCTTGAGCGGGTCAGTTCCTGAATGCCTGATTCAAATGAGTGTGTCTCTTGGAGTACTGAATCTGAAGCGAAACAATCTCAGCAGCAATATTCCCGACACATTTCCAGAAAACTGTGTGTTACAAACTCCAGATCTGAATCGAAACCGACAGGGCGAAAAG AGTACATCGAGGTTGCGTGTTCTGGTTTTGAGATCCAACAAATTTAAAAGAGACGTTAATTGTCGAGAGAACATCACCTGGCTTATGCTTCAGATTATTGATTTGGCTTCTAACTCTTTTGGTGGTAAGCTACCACATGGATTGTTGATGACCTGGAATGCTATGATGACAGAAAAAGATGAACCTTATTCAGAAATCCTCCACTTCCAATTCCTAAAACTCAGTGAACTCTCTTTTCTGGATTCAATGACAGTTACCATGAAAGGTCTAGAGTTGGAGCTGGTGAAAATCCTAACCATCTTCACCTCCATTGACTTTTCTTCCAACAAATTTGAAGGGCCTATACCCGAAGCTATAGGGGATTTCAGAGTATTATACTTGCTTAACTTCTCAAATAATGCTCTCACGTGCACAATCCCGTCATTTTTAGGAAACTTGCTGAAGCTAGAGGCCTTAGACCTTTCAAGCAACCACCTAATTGGGCAAATTCCTCTGCAGCTAGCAAACTTAAATTTCTTATCATTCCTCAATCTCTCCAACAATGAATTGATAGGAAAGATCCCATTAGGTACTCAAATTCAGTCATTTCCAGAAGCTTCGTTTGAAAACAATGCAAGATTATGCGGACTTCCTTTGAAGGCACTATGTGAATCCCCTGCAGTTACAAAAGTCGACCCTTCAAATCCCAGGACTGGTAACCATATCAATTGGAATTTGATAAGTGTTGAGATAGGATTTGTCTTTGGTCTAAGAGCTGGCATTGTTCCTCTTATGTTTTGGAAGTGA
- the LOC107899560 gene encoding receptor-like protein 7 encodes MDMLLMRISVLFWLLLYSFVAVLVSGECQSHQQELLLGLGKTLNSSLSAKMRNWDQSTNCCSWGGISCDEGGRVIKLDLSNQLISGTVDNSSTLFNLQHLRQLNLAYNTLSFSFPCGFDKFSNLIYLNLSNAGFTGQVPAEISRLTNLITLDLSVNSLLTLRPLKLEKPNLKMLVENLTTLRSLHLDGVKISASGNEWCKGLSSLANLEVLSLSNCNISGPIEDSLGKLKNLSIIHLDKNNLSAMVPAFLAQLPNLTSLKLSSCSLHGQFPREILQVRMLQSLEVLDNKKLNGSLPEFHHNGSLQNLVLSGTNFSGTLPQSIGKLVNLTRLDLSSCNFSEAIPSSLSNLQQLVYLDLKFNNFTGQIPCFDLSKNLAYVDLSYNKLSGKIESFKWEDLQNLTHIDLSHNSLNGSIPSSLVALPSLKRVLLSNNQFDGEVTGAPKVRESLLDTLDLSYNQLQGPIPAYVFELSRLSVLVLSSNNFKGTIRPRDIRKLVNLTYLDLSYNKLSVIATENYSFLSSFPKITTLKLASCKLNVFPDLKNQSRLTYLDLSQNQISGEVPNWIWSVSDDLLHLNLSFNQLEGLQKPYQIVPNLSVIDLRFNRLTGHVPALPLSATYLDFSSNNFTSSLPSNIGDYLSYTIFFSVSSNGLTGAIPKSICEAVNLRVLDLSNNSLSGAIPKCLIGQMDLLGVLNLRGNNLSGQIPNAFSRKCSIETLDVNGNELTGKIPISLGRCRKLEVLNLGNNHINDTYPCHLKNITSLRILVLRSNRFHGGIGCPADKRPWPKLQIVDFAHNSFNGKLPNKFVARWKAMEVYDDEAQLNVKHLRFEVLRFTGIYYLDGITVTNKGLQMELEKILTIFTSIDLSCNNLEGPIPDVIRKFKALYVLNLSHNALTGKIPPSLGNLQQLESLDLSSNNLSYSIPQQLLKLTFLAVLNLSYNQLEGLIPDGKQFATFTNDSYEGNKGLCGNPLTKQCNDANHSQDLRPRASKKTQNDEFDWQFIFIGVGFGVGAAVFVVSLMFWKRASQWVDDNVDKFLAENLPKMGLVYTRPCYDNVDTDGNLEHDKKQYDDDDDEEGGESTEEFRGRYCVYCSKLDETRKKTIHNLGCICHDSPPSLSPSSSTSSSFSP; translated from the coding sequence ATGGATATGTTACTAATGAGGATTTCAGTCCTTTTTTGGCTTTTATTGTATTCCTTTGTAGCAGTTTTGGTTTCTGGTGAATGTCAAAGCCATCAGCAAGAGTTGCTGCTCGGATTGGGGAAAACCCTCAATTCTTCATTGTCTGCAAAGATGCGGAACTGGGACCAAAGCACGAATTGCTGTTCTTGGGGTGGTATATCCTGCGATGAAGGTGGTCGGGTTATCAAACTCGACTTGAGCAACCAATTAATTTCCGGAACAGTTGATAATTCGAGTACTCTTTTCAATCTTCAGCATCTTCGGCAGCTTAATTTGGCTTATAACACACTCAGCTTCAGTTTTCCGTGTGGGTTTGACAAGTTCTCAAATTTGATCTATCTTAATTTGTCAAATGCTGGATTTACTGGGCAAGTTCCGGCTGAGATTTCACGCTTGACAAACTTGATTACTCTCGACTTATCTGTGAATTCACTTCTTACACTAAGACCCTTGAAACTCGAGAAGCCAAACCTGAAGATGCTTGTTGAAAATCTCACAACGCTAAGATCTCTCCATCTTGATGGGGTCAAAATTTCAGCAAGCGGAAATGAGTGGTGTAAAGGGTTATCCTCACTGGCCAATTTGGAAGTATTGAGCTTGTCCAACTGTAACATTTCTGGACCAATTGAAGACTCCCTTGGAAAATTGAAGAATCTCTCAATTATTCACTTGGATAAGAACAATTTGTCTGCTATGGTTCCAGCATTCCTAGCTCAGCTTCCAAATTTGACTTCGTTGAAGCTCAGTTCCTGCAGCTTGCATGGACAATTTCCAAGAGAGATACTCCAGGTAAGGATGCTACAGTCTCTTGAAGTGCTTGACAATAAGAAACTTAATGGTTCTTTGCCTGAATTCCATCATAATGGGTCTCTTCAGAATTTAGTACTTAGTGGAACAAATTTTTCTGGGACGTTACCGCAGTCCATAGGCAAGCTTGTGAACTTGACTAGATTAGACCTTTCGTCTTGCAATTTCAGCGAAGCAATTCCGAGTTCACTCTCCAACCTGCAACAGCTTGTTTACTTGGACTTGAAATTCAATAACTTTACTGGTCAAATCCCATGTTTTGATTTGTCCAAAAATCTTGCCTATGTAGATCTCTCTTATAATAAACTAAGTGGCAAGATCGAGTCATTTAAGTGGGAAGACCTTCAAAACCTTACTCATATTGATTTAAGCCACAATTCACTCAACGGGAGCATTCCTTCCTCTCTTGTGGCACTCCCTTCACTGAAAAGAGTTCTGCTTTCCAACAATCAATTTGATGGTGAAGTTACTGGTGCTCCAAAAGTGAGAGAATCCTTATTGGATACTCTTGATCTCAGTTACAACCAATTGCAAGGGCCGATACCTGCGTATGTTTTTGAACTCAGTAGACTTAGCGTTCTGGTGCTTTCTTCCAACAATTTCAAAGGCACCATACGGCCAAGAGACATTCGGAAGCTTGTGAATCTCACATATCTTGACCTTTCATACAACAAATTGTCTGTCATTGCAACTGAGAATTATTCGTTCTTGTCATCTTTTCCCAAGATTACTACACTAAAGCTGGCGTCCTGCAAATTGAATGTGTTCCCTGATCTAAAGAACCAATCAAGATTAACCTATCTGGATCTTTCACAAAACCAAATTTCAGGTGAAGTACCCAATTGGATTTGGAGTGTCAGTGATGACCTCCTGCATCTGAACCTTTCATTTAATCAGCTTGAGGGTCTACAGAAACCTTATCAAATAGTGCCCAATCTTTCAGTCATTGACCTTCGTTTTAACAGACTCACTGGTCATGTCCCAGCTCTGCCTCTATCTGCAACCTATCTGGATTTTTCAAGCAATAATTTTACTTCTTCTTTACCAAGTAACATTGGTGACTACCTCTCTTACACTATTTTCTTTTCTGTCTCAAGCAATGGCCTTACAGGTGCCATTCCTAAATCAATATGTGAGGCTGTTAATCTGCGAGTTCTTGACTTGTCCAACAATAGTCTGAGTGGTGCCATACCAAAATGTTTAATTGGACAGATGGATCTTCTAGGGGTATTGAACCTTAGGGGCAACAATCTGAGTGGCCAAATCCCTAATGCATTTTCAAGAAAGTGTTCCATAGAAACACTAGATGTCAATGGCAATGAGCTCACAGGTAAGATCCCAATATCCCTTGGTAGGTGCAGAAAGCTTGAGGTATTAAACCTTGGAAACAATCACATCAACGACACCTACCCTTGCCATTTGAAGAACATAACCAGTTTGAGGATCCTTGTTTTACGATCAAATAGATTCCATGGGGGAATTGGTTGTCCAGCCGACAAGCGCCCCTGGCCAAAGCTTCAAATTGTGGACTTTGCCCACAATAGTTttaatggaaaattaccaaacaaATTCGTAGCAAGATGGAAGGCAATGGAGGTTTATGACGATGAAGCTCAACTAAATGTTAAGCACCTTCGGTTTGAGGTTCTACGATTCACTGGAATTTATTATCTAGACGGTATTACAGTTACCAACAAAGGTCTACAGATGGAGCTGGAGAAAATCCTAACTATTTTCACCTCCATTGACCTTTCATGCAACAACTTGGAGGGGCCAATACCAGATGTGATCAGAAAATTCAAAGCACTGTATGTTCTCAACCTGTCACACAATGCTCTCACTGGAAAAATCCCACCATCTCTAGGAAACTTGCAACAGCTGGAATCCCTGGACCTCTCGAGTAATAACCTGAGTTACAGTATTCCTCAACAGCTTTTAAAGCTAACTTTCCTTGCAGTCCTTAACCTCTCCTACAATCAACTGGAGGGACTCATACCAGATGGAAAGCAGTTTGCAACATTTACTAATGATTCTTATGAAGGTAACAAGGGACTATGTGGGAATCCATTGACGAAACAGTGCAACGATGCTAACCACAGCCAAGATTTAAGGCCCCGTGCATCCAAAAAAACCCAGAATGATGAATTCGATTGGCAATTCATATTCATTGGAGTTGGATTCGGTGTAGGCGCAGCGGTATTTGTTGTATCCTTGATGTTTTGGAAGAGAGCGAGTCAGTGGGTTGATGACAATGTGGATAAATTCCTTGCAGAAAACCTGCCAAAGATGGGCCTAGTTTACACACGCCCTTGTTATGACAATGTTGATACAGATGGAAATCTTGAACATGACAAGAAACAatatgatgatgatgacgacgaaGAAGGCGGTGAAAGTACAGAAGAATTTCGAGGGAGATATTGTGTGTATTGCTCAAAGCTTGACGAAACAAGGAAGAAGACAATTCATAACCTGGGTTGTATCTGCCATGATTCACCGCCATCTTTATCTCCTTCTTCTTCCACCTCTTCTTCCTTTTCTCCTTAG